One stretch of Niallia sp. XMNu-256 DNA includes these proteins:
- a CDS encoding alpha/beta hydrolase gives MNKKKVLQWSFSAALFLSSIGIYASNRLMYMKTKDDEAIIHREKNAGRINPDEFNSLNKREVTLSSPFGYPLKLLLVEPLVTNRYIIISHGVTENKLSCIKYVKFYSDRGFNVLMYDHRRHGESGGKTTSYGYYEKYDLRAIVHWLKQDMGPEILLGIHGESMGAATLLLYAGMLEDGADFYIADCPFSDLKELVSYLIKKEVKLPPKLVLPVSNLFLRLRDRYTLHDISPISVIDKINNPILFIHTKKDDFILPSMTEELYHRKIGPKQLYLAENGFHACSYNDNKESYEATVDEFLKNFVFNMVEQQAN, from the coding sequence ATGAATAAGAAAAAGGTACTTCAATGGTCTTTTTCGGCCGCCCTATTTCTTTCTTCTATAGGTATTTACGCGTCAAATCGACTAATGTACATGAAAACTAAAGATGATGAAGCCATTATCCACCGCGAAAAGAATGCAGGACGAATAAATCCAGACGAATTTAACTCCTTAAATAAAAGAGAAGTTACCCTTTCTTCTCCATTCGGTTATCCGTTAAAATTGCTTCTTGTCGAACCACTTGTCACCAACCGTTACATCATTATTTCTCATGGGGTAACTGAAAATAAACTGAGTTGTATAAAATATGTAAAATTTTATTCAGACAGAGGTTTTAATGTCCTTATGTATGATCACCGACGCCACGGAGAATCAGGGGGAAAAACGACTAGCTATGGTTATTACGAAAAATATGATTTGCGTGCAATTGTGCATTGGCTAAAGCAAGACATGGGTCCAGAGATTTTACTAGGCATTCATGGAGAATCGATGGGAGCTGCCACTCTTCTTCTTTATGCCGGCATGCTTGAAGATGGTGCTGATTTTTATATTGCCGATTGCCCTTTTTCCGACCTTAAAGAGTTAGTATCCTATCTCATCAAAAAAGAGGTTAAATTGCCTCCAAAACTGGTTTTGCCTGTTTCTAATTTATTCTTACGACTACGGGATCGCTATACTCTTCACGACATTTCGCCGATTTCTGTGATTGATAAAATTAATAACCCAATTTTATTTATTCATACTAAAAAGGACGACTTCATTTTACCTTCCATGACTGAGGAACTTTATCACCGGAAAATAGGACCCAAACAATTATACCTGGCCGAAAACGGATTTCACGCCTGTTCTTATAATGATAATAAAGAGTCTTATGAAGCTACTGTTGATGAATTTTTAAAGAACTTTGTTTTTAACATGGTGGAACAACAAGCAAACTAG
- the sigF gene encoding RNA polymerase sporulation sigma factor SigF — MDVEVKTEKSQPYLKDNEVKELIKQSQAGDQSARDLIVQKNMRLVWSVVQRFLNRGYEPDDLFQIGCIGLLKSVDKFDLSYDVKFSTYAVPMIIGEIQRFIRDDGTVKVSRSLKELGNKIRKAKDELSKKLGRIPTINELSEFMEIQAEDIIMAQEASRTPSSIHETVYENDGDPITLLDQIDDGNEGKWFDQIALKEAIRELDERERLIVYLRYYKDQTQSEVAVRLGISQVQVSRLEKKILQQMKDRMDM, encoded by the coding sequence ATGGATGTGGAGGTTAAAACAGAAAAAAGTCAACCTTATTTAAAAGATAATGAGGTAAAAGAATTAATTAAACAAAGTCAAGCTGGTGATCAAAGTGCAAGGGATTTGATCGTTCAGAAAAACATGCGATTAGTGTGGTCTGTTGTCCAACGCTTTTTAAATCGTGGTTACGAGCCAGATGACCTTTTTCAAATAGGGTGTATAGGATTGTTGAAATCGGTGGATAAATTTGATCTATCCTATGATGTGAAATTTTCAACCTATGCGGTTCCAATGATTATTGGTGAAATTCAACGTTTTATCAGGGATGATGGAACGGTGAAGGTAAGCCGATCATTAAAGGAATTAGGGAATAAAATTCGCAAAGCTAAGGATGAGTTATCTAAGAAGTTAGGTAGAATCCCGACCATTAATGAACTATCCGAGTTTATGGAGATACAGGCAGAGGATATCATTATGGCACAGGAAGCAAGTCGAACACCTTCATCCATTCATGAGACCGTTTATGAAAACGATGGAGATCCGATTACCCTCCTTGATCAAATTGACGACGGAAATGAAGGAAAATGGTTTGACCAAATCGCTTTAAAAGAAGCGATCCGAGAACTCGATGAACGAGAACGATTAATCGTCTACCTCAGGTACTACAAAGATCAGACGCAATCAGAAGTGGCAGTAAGGCTAGGTATTTCACAAGTACAGGTTTCTCGACTAGAAAAGAAAATACTTCAACAAATGAAAGACCGTATGGACATGTAG
- the spoIIAB gene encoding anti-sigma F factor, translating to MKNEMKLQFSALSQNESFARVTVAAFISQLDPTMDELTEIKTVVSEAVTNAIIHGYNSDPTGIVYISVSLDHGFVELSIKDKGVGIQDIEEARQPLFTTKPELERSGMGFTIMENFMDDIEVQSQPGKGTEIRLRKQLQKSKLLCN from the coding sequence ATGAAAAATGAGATGAAACTTCAATTTAGTGCACTGAGCCAAAATGAATCCTTTGCACGTGTAACCGTTGCAGCATTTATATCGCAATTAGACCCGACAATGGATGAATTAACGGAAATTAAAACCGTTGTTTCAGAGGCGGTAACGAATGCCATTATTCACGGATATAATAGTGATCCAACTGGGATCGTCTATATTTCTGTTTCTCTTGATCATGGGTTTGTAGAGTTATCTATTAAGGATAAGGGCGTCGGAATTCAAGATATAGAAGAAGCAAGACAGCCACTATTTACGACAAAGCCTGAATTAGAAAGGTCTGGAATGGGTTTTACAATTATGGAAAATTTTATGGATGACATCGAAGTTCAATCGCAGCCAGGTAAAGGTACCGAGATCCGACTAAGAAAGCAATTACAAAAAAGTAAATTGCTGTGCAATTAA
- a CDS encoding aldo/keto reductase has protein sequence MVQKRQLGTSDLQVSELGLGCMSLGTDPLKAESIIKHAVEAGINFFDSADLYDYGENENILGQTLKPIRDKVVISTKVGNRWNEGKEGWCWDPSKAYIKEAVKNSLKRLDTDYIDLYQLHGGTIEDPIEETIDAFEELKAEGYIRYYGISSIRPNVIREYIEKSNIVSVMMQYSLLDRRPEEEALPLLNKHGISVITRGSLAKGLLSVNMSDRASFAIREKGYLDYSFSEVSNVVDKLTASLQRPLNEIALHYNLAHPAVASVVVGASSVQQLKQNVQAVNSEKLTTEDVTQLQALTKNNIYREHR, from the coding sequence TTGGTACAGAAACGACAATTAGGGACTTCTGATTTACAAGTTTCAGAACTCGGATTAGGATGTATGTCTCTCGGTACCGATCCTTTAAAGGCTGAATCTATTATAAAACATGCAGTTGAGGCCGGAATTAATTTTTTTGATAGTGCCGATTTATATGACTATGGTGAAAACGAAAATATTCTAGGCCAAACACTAAAGCCTATTCGAGATAAGGTAGTAATCTCTACAAAAGTAGGGAACCGCTGGAATGAAGGAAAAGAAGGCTGGTGTTGGGATCCCTCAAAAGCTTATATAAAAGAAGCAGTTAAAAATAGCTTAAAAAGGCTGGATACCGATTATATCGATTTATACCAACTTCACGGTGGAACGATTGAAGACCCTATTGAGGAAACGATCGATGCCTTTGAGGAACTAAAGGCTGAGGGATACATTCGCTATTACGGTATTTCTTCCATTCGTCCGAATGTAATTCGAGAATATATCGAGAAATCGAATATCGTCTCGGTCATGATGCAGTACAGTCTGCTCGACCGTAGACCAGAGGAAGAGGCCCTTCCTCTTTTAAACAAGCACGGGATTAGCGTCATTACAAGAGGATCACTGGCAAAAGGACTTTTGAGCGTTAACATGTCAGATAGAGCATCCTTTGCTATTCGTGAAAAAGGTTATTTAGATTATTCGTTTTCAGAAGTGTCTAATGTAGTAGATAAACTTACAGCCTCATTACAACGTCCATTAAATGAAATTGCTTTGCATTATAATTTAGCCCATCCTGCTGTTGCTTCGGTTGTAGTTGGTGCTAGTTCAGTACAGCAATTGAAACAAAATGTACAGGCAGTTAATAGTGAAAAGCTAACTACAGAAGATGTCACTCAACTTCAGGCTTTGACAAAGAATAATATCTACCGAGAACATCGCTAA
- the xerD gene encoding site-specific tyrosine recombinase XerD: MEAELKKFTHFLLAEKALAENTIVSYERDLKSYIKYLTNVEKLKGFNETRQFHIFGFLDYLKEQGKSSRTIARHIASIRALHQFLLREKATDDDPSVFVEGPHVERSLPKIMSLQEVETLLNSPNPTNHYGLRDKAMLELLYASGIRVSELISLSMNDIHLMMGFVRCTGKGNKERVIPIGKTAIQALQTYLEEGRPQFVSPKYYDDSLFLNHHGKRLSRQGFWKILKKLVNEAGIKKELTPHTLRHSFATHLLENGADIRAVQEMLGHADLSTTQIYINAAKTRLNDEYRRYHPRA; this comes from the coding sequence ATGGAAGCTGAATTAAAGAAGTTTACCCATTTTTTACTTGCAGAAAAGGCATTAGCGGAAAACACCATTGTATCATACGAAAGAGACTTAAAGAGTTACATAAAGTATTTAACCAATGTAGAGAAATTAAAGGGATTTAATGAAACCAGGCAATTCCATATTTTTGGGTTTTTAGACTATTTAAAAGAGCAAGGGAAATCATCGCGTACCATCGCCAGGCATATTGCTTCAATAAGGGCACTGCATCAGTTTTTATTACGGGAAAAGGCGACAGATGATGATCCATCTGTATTTGTCGAAGGTCCGCATGTTGAGCGCTCCCTTCCAAAAATAATGAGCTTACAAGAAGTCGAAACCTTATTAAATTCTCCTAATCCAACTAATCATTATGGGCTTCGCGATAAAGCCATGTTAGAGTTATTATATGCCTCAGGAATTCGGGTCAGTGAGTTAATCTCTTTATCTATGAATGATATTCATTTAATGATGGGGTTTGTTCGTTGTACAGGAAAAGGAAATAAAGAACGGGTTATTCCCATTGGAAAAACTGCCATCCAAGCCTTACAAACCTATTTAGAAGAGGGCAGGCCTCAATTTGTTTCTCCTAAATATTACGACGACTCTCTATTTTTAAATCACCATGGAAAACGATTGTCAAGGCAAGGTTTTTGGAAGATTTTAAAAAAATTGGTCAATGAGGCAGGGATTAAGAAAGAGTTAACGCCACATACACTAAGACATTCATTTGCCACCCATTTATTGGAAAATGGGGCTGATATCCGGGCTGTTCAAGAAATGCTTGGTCATGCGGACCTATCGACAACCCAGATTTATATAAATGCAGCAAAAACAAGATTAAATGATGAATATAGACGATATCATCCACGTGCATAA
- a CDS encoding D-alanyl-D-alanine carboxypeptidase family protein: MKRLVSIMLTVLILTSLAIPMASAEEKTGVELADNVKSAILIERDTGKVLYENNSNEQLPPASMTKIMTMLLIMEALDEGKITYNEKVRASEYAASMGGSQIFLEPGEEMTVEELLKGIAIGSGNDASVAMAERIAGSEEAFIEMMNKKAKELGLKGTKFQNTTGLPVDDHYSSAHDMAVMAKELLKYEDITKYTGTYEAYLRENTDKKFWLVNTNKLVRFYPGVDGLKTGFTREAMYCLTATAEKDGMRVIAVVFGAPTPKDRNAQVTKMLDYAFSQYKTHPMFKRNHVMGSVKISKGKEKTLDVVTSEPISLLTKKGENIEDVKQKVTINKDLKAPIKKGDKVGTLIIEKEGEKLVESPIVAKQDIEKASWWDLFKRSFGIFTKTL; this comes from the coding sequence ATGAAACGACTTGTTTCAATCATGCTCACTGTCTTAATACTTACATCTTTAGCGATTCCGATGGCCTCTGCGGAGGAAAAAACAGGGGTTGAATTAGCTGATAATGTCAAGTCTGCCATTTTAATTGAGCGTGATACAGGGAAAGTGTTATATGAGAATAACAGCAATGAACAATTACCACCTGCGAGCATGACGAAAATTATGACGATGCTTTTAATTATGGAAGCGTTGGACGAAGGGAAAATAACATATAATGAAAAAGTCCGTGCGAGCGAATACGCAGCCTCCATGGGTGGTTCGCAAATCTTTTTAGAACCAGGCGAAGAAATGACAGTTGAAGAGTTATTAAAGGGAATTGCGATTGGTTCTGGTAATGATGCTTCCGTTGCAATGGCTGAAAGAATTGCAGGTTCTGAAGAAGCTTTCATTGAAATGATGAATAAAAAAGCGAAAGAGCTAGGACTAAAAGGTACAAAATTTCAAAATACAACAGGTTTACCTGTTGACGATCACTACAGTTCTGCCCATGATATGGCTGTTATGGCTAAAGAATTGCTTAAATACGAAGATATTACGAAATATACGGGTACTTATGAAGCGTATTTACGTGAAAATACTGATAAAAAGTTCTGGCTTGTCAATACAAATAAATTAGTTCGTTTCTATCCTGGAGTCGATGGTCTAAAGACAGGTTTTACGAGAGAAGCGATGTACTGTTTAACAGCAACAGCTGAAAAAGATGGCATGCGAGTCATTGCCGTTGTTTTTGGTGCACCAACACCAAAGGATCGGAATGCTCAAGTGACGAAAATGCTTGATTATGCTTTTAGTCAATATAAAACCCATCCAATGTTTAAACGTAATCATGTAATGGGCTCTGTAAAAATAAGCAAAGGGAAAGAAAAAACATTAGATGTTGTTACGAGTGAACCAATTTCCTTGCTGACTAAAAAAGGTGAAAATATTGAAGATGTGAAACAAAAAGTAACCATCAATAAAGATTTAAAAGCACCTATAAAAAAAGGTGATAAAGTGGGAACGCTAATCATTGAAAAAGAAGGCGAAAAACTAGTTGAGAGTCCAATTGTAGCTAAGCAAGATATTGAAAAAGCAAGTTGGTGGGATTTATTTAAACGATCATTTGGAATCTTCACGAAAACACTTTGA
- a CDS encoding NUDIX hydrolase — translation MKSLEEKTLSTQQIFSGKIISLQVDDVELPNGKQAKREIVKHPGAVAIIAVTTENKFVLVEQYRKALERTIFEIPAGKLEKGEDPAQCAMRELEEETGYQCEGLELVSSFYTSPGFADEIVHVYLAKGLSKKENAAGLDEDEFVELRELTLEEAMHAIEEKKIYDAKTVFAVQYLQLQEALKQI, via the coding sequence TTGAAAAGTCTTGAAGAAAAAACACTGTCAACCCAACAAATTTTTAGTGGAAAGATCATTTCCTTGCAAGTGGATGACGTGGAACTTCCAAATGGCAAACAAGCGAAGCGTGAAATAGTCAAACATCCAGGGGCTGTCGCAATTATTGCAGTAACTACCGAAAATAAATTTGTATTAGTCGAGCAATACCGTAAAGCATTGGAGCGAACAATCTTCGAAATTCCAGCTGGTAAACTTGAAAAGGGAGAAGATCCAGCTCAATGTGCAATGCGAGAATTAGAAGAAGAAACGGGTTACCAATGTGAAGGGCTGGAACTAGTTAGTTCTTTCTATACATCACCGGGTTTTGCTGATGAAATTGTTCATGTTTACTTAGCGAAAGGGTTGTCAAAAAAAGAAAATGCCGCTGGCCTTGATGAAGATGAATTTGTTGAATTACGAGAATTGACACTGGAAGAAGCCATGCATGCCATTGAGGAGAAAAAAATTTATGATGCAAAAACTGTCTTTGCCGTTCAATATTTGCAGTTACAAGAGGCGTTGAAGCAAATATGA
- the deoB gene encoding phosphopentomutase, translating to MTTSFPFKRIFLIVMDSVGIGEAPDADKFGDKGAHTLGHIAEKMNGLHMPNMEKLGLGAIEEIKGIPKATTPLAYYTKMQEASSGKDTMTGHWEIMGLKVSTPFRTFPDGFPEELIQELEKKTGRKIIGNKPASGTEILVELGEEHMKTGALIVYTSADSVLQIAAHEEVVPLEELYEICKIARELTLDEEYMVGRIIARPFIGKPGSFERTANRHDYALKPFGRTTMNELQDAGLDVIAIGKIHDIYDGEGITKSLRTVSNMDGMDKILQTFDMDFTGLSFLNLVDFDALYGHRRDPIGYGKALEEFDARLSEVLEKMAEEDLLILTADHGNDPVHQGTDHTREYVPLIVYSTKMKSGEELPLRETFADIGATIADNFSVKMPPNGKSFLDNITK from the coding sequence ATGACTACATCATTTCCGTTTAAACGAATTTTTCTTATTGTGATGGATTCAGTTGGAATTGGGGAGGCACCAGATGCTGATAAATTTGGTGATAAAGGAGCTCATACTTTAGGCCATATCGCTGAAAAAATGAACGGTTTACATATGCCAAACATGGAAAAATTAGGTCTTGGAGCAATTGAAGAAATTAAAGGAATCCCTAAAGCAACCACTCCGCTAGCCTACTATACAAAAATGCAAGAAGCTTCAAGTGGAAAAGATACAATGACAGGACACTGGGAAATTATGGGCTTAAAGGTATCAACCCCTTTCAGAACTTTTCCTGATGGCTTTCCAGAAGAATTAATCCAAGAGTTAGAAAAGAAAACCGGCAGGAAAATCATTGGCAACAAACCGGCAAGCGGGACGGAAATTTTAGTTGAATTAGGTGAGGAGCATATGAAAACGGGTGCTTTAATTGTTTATACCTCGGCTGACTCGGTTCTACAAATTGCTGCTCATGAAGAAGTTGTCCCTTTAGAGGAATTATATGAAATATGTAAAATTGCTCGAGAATTAACGCTTGATGAAGAATATATGGTCGGTAGGATTATTGCACGTCCATTTATAGGGAAACCAGGAAGCTTTGAACGGACTGCCAATCGTCATGATTATGCTTTAAAACCATTTGGTAGAACAACAATGAATGAATTGCAAGATGCTGGTTTAGATGTCATTGCGATTGGAAAAATCCATGATATTTATGATGGTGAGGGAATTACGAAAAGTTTAAGAACAGTCTCCAACATGGATGGTATGGATAAAATCTTACAAACTTTTGATATGGACTTTACTGGTTTAAGTTTCTTGAATCTTGTTGATTTTGATGCTTTATATGGTCACCGTCGCGATCCGATTGGATATGGAAAAGCACTTGAGGAGTTTGATGCCCGACTATCTGAAGTGTTAGAGAAAATGGCTGAAGAAGACTTACTAATTCTAACGGCAGACCATGGAAATGATCCTGTTCATCAAGGAACCGATCATACTAGGGAATATGTTCCGCTTATCGTTTATTCAACAAAAATGAAATCTGGAGAAGAGTTACCATTACGAGAGACGTTTGCAGATATTGGTGCAACAATCGCTGATAATTTTTCAGTGAAAATGCCGCCAAACGGAAAGAGCTTTTTAGATAATATTACAAAATAA
- a CDS encoding TIGR00375 family protein — protein sequence MNQYFVDLHIHIGRTKNGRAVKITGAKTLTFSNIIAHARDEKGLNMIGIIDCHSPEVIIEMEELMEAGELIQLEEGGLSYGGLTIIPGSELEIYDENCHGPIHVLCYLPTIETLKTFSNWLSNHLKNIHLSSQRIYCSGKELQQKVKELNGLFIPAHVFTPYKSLYGKGVHSSLTEVFIPEYIDGIELGLSSNTYMADGIAELHSYSFLSNSDAHSLGKIAREYQAIEMENRTFRELEKALHNVEERKILANYGLDPLLGKYHQTVCEKCLHPFHPETETTCAHCGHSKYVKGVAERIAELSGDNRNKRERPPYIHQIPLEFIPGLGPKIRGKLLNHFGTEMAILHDVPIEHLKNVVPEKLAQYIVLARTGKLNLSAGGGGKYGKISVGD from the coding sequence ATGAACCAATATTTTGTTGATTTACATATTCACATTGGCAGAACAAAAAACGGCAGGGCGGTTAAAATTACTGGTGCCAAAACGTTAACCTTTTCAAATATTATTGCTCATGCAAGGGATGAAAAGGGATTGAACATGATTGGCATTATTGATTGTCATTCTCCTGAAGTTATCATTGAGATGGAAGAACTGATGGAGGCAGGTGAATTGATTCAACTAGAGGAAGGTGGATTAAGTTACGGCGGTTTAACAATTATTCCTGGTTCAGAATTGGAAATTTATGATGAAAACTGTCATGGTCCCATCCACGTTCTTTGTTATTTACCGACCATTGAAACGCTAAAAACCTTCTCGAACTGGCTGAGTAATCATTTGAAAAATATTCATCTTAGCTCCCAACGGATTTATTGTAGTGGAAAAGAGTTACAACAAAAGGTGAAAGAATTAAATGGATTATTTATTCCAGCTCATGTGTTTACCCCTTATAAAAGTCTATATGGGAAAGGGGTTCATTCCTCTTTAACAGAGGTGTTCATTCCAGAATATATCGATGGAATTGAACTTGGCTTAAGCTCTAACACGTACATGGCAGACGGAATTGCTGAGCTCCATTCCTATTCATTTTTATCTAATTCAGATGCACATTCGCTTGGAAAAATAGCCCGTGAATATCAGGCAATTGAGATGGAAAATCGAACTTTCCGTGAGTTAGAAAAAGCGTTGCATAATGTAGAGGAAAGGAAAATCTTGGCTAACTATGGACTAGATCCATTACTTGGAAAATACCACCAAACCGTTTGTGAAAAATGTCTTCACCCTTTTCACCCAGAGACTGAAACAACTTGCGCTCATTGTGGACATTCTAAATATGTAAAAGGTGTAGCGGAGCGGATTGCCGAATTATCGGGAGATAACAGAAATAAGCGAGAACGCCCTCCCTATATCCATCAAATTCCGCTTGAATTCATTCCGGGACTTGGACCAAAAATTAGAGGAAAACTATTAAATCATTTTGGTACCGAAATGGCGATTCTACATGATGTTCCAATTGAACACTTAAAAAACGTCGTTCCAGAAAAGCTAGCTCAGTACATTGTCCTCGCAAGAACAGGCAAGTTAAACCTTTCTGCTGGTGGTGGTGGAAAGTATGGAAAAATATCGGTTGGGGACTAA
- a CDS encoding YqzK family protein has translation MKNWLRLMFHTIKVFILFTGCTILFYYGIMWLNEEYTEYHRYDEPEGSAIKVIAVGEEQHPNWFDRLILFYLNGE, from the coding sequence ATGAAAAACTGGTTGAGATTAATGTTCCATACAATCAAAGTGTTTATTTTATTCACTGGATGCACAATTCTTTTTTATTATGGTATTATGTGGTTAAATGAAGAATATACAGAATACCACCGATATGATGAACCAGAAGGATCGGCAATTAAGGTAATAGCAGTAGGGGAGGAACAGCATCCAAATTGGTTTGATCGGTTAATCTTGTTTTATTTAAATGGGGAGTAA
- a CDS encoding DUF3886 domain-containing protein: protein MRKKQEKKAVEKSATLGDLLNADLVKELKEKKKELETAEEQKRKAQEEQKKKERRQKEKNKSFEELLNESSFNWKDFK, encoded by the coding sequence ATGAGAAAAAAACAAGAGAAAAAAGCTGTTGAGAAATCAGCTACATTGGGGGATCTCTTAAACGCAGATCTAGTTAAGGAACTAAAGGAAAAGAAAAAGGAATTAGAGACAGCGGAAGAACAAAAAAGGAAAGCCCAAGAAGAGCAGAAAAAGAAAGAACGCAGACAAAAAGAGAAAAATAAAAGCTTTGAAGAGCTGCTTAATGAAAGTAGTTTTAATTGGAAAGACTTTAAATAA
- the spoIIM gene encoding stage II sporulation protein M, whose product MKKKMYQNVVAAHIREHSSIYLFVVVLFLMGVIFGAVVVNSLTFSQKEDLAYYLSQFFGQVSNGKIASASDVFSQSFFDNSKFIGMMGILGISIVGLPIILIVLFMKGLVIGFTVGFLVNQMGWNGFLLSFVSVLPQNFIIIPVFIITATVAVSISLKMFRRQFMKKNSEPILPLLGRYALIFVVAGVFLAVAALFEAYISPSLMKTIIDIVY is encoded by the coding sequence ATGAAGAAAAAAATGTACCAGAACGTTGTAGCCGCCCATATTCGTGAGCATTCCTCAATTTATTTATTTGTGGTCGTCTTATTTTTAATGGGGGTCATATTCGGAGCAGTTGTTGTAAATAGCTTAACATTTAGTCAAAAGGAAGATTTAGCCTATTATTTATCGCAGTTCTTTGGACAAGTTTCAAACGGTAAAATTGCATCAGCCAGCGACGTATTTTCGCAAAGTTTCTTTGATAATAGCAAATTTATCGGGATGATGGGAATACTGGGAATTTCAATTGTCGGATTGCCAATCATATTAATTGTTTTATTTATGAAAGGGTTAGTCATTGGTTTTACCGTCGGATTTTTAGTGAATCAAATGGGGTGGAATGGATTTCTGTTATCATTTGTTTCGGTATTACCGCAAAATTTTATTATCATTCCCGTGTTTATTATTACAGCAACAGTGGCTGTATCGATTTCGTTGAAAATGTTTAGAAGGCAGTTTATGAAAAAAAACAGCGAACCGATTCTCCCGCTGTTGGGTAGATATGCTTTAATTTTCGTTGTGGCGGGGGTATTCCTTGCTGTAGCAGCACTTTTTGAAGCCTATATATCTCCTTCATTAATGAAAACAATAATCGATATTGTATATTAA
- a CDS encoding Fur family transcriptional regulator — protein sequence METRIERIKKQLHSSSYKLTPQREATVAVLLEHEEDHLSAEDVYLLVKEKSPEIGLATVYRTLELLTELKIVDKINFGDGVSRYDLRTEGAAHFHHHLVCIECGSVDEIQQDLLDDVEEIVEREWKFKIKDHRLTFHGICHRCQGKSKEKSN from the coding sequence ATGGAGACTAGAATTGAAAGAATTAAAAAACAATTACACTCATCAAGCTACAAGTTGACACCACAACGTGAAGCGACTGTGGCGGTTTTATTAGAACATGAAGAAGACCATTTAAGCGCAGAAGATGTTTACCTCCTTGTGAAAGAAAAGTCGCCTGAGATTGGTCTTGCTACAGTCTATCGAACATTAGAGCTACTAACTGAATTGAAAATAGTCGATAAAATAAACTTTGGAGACGGTGTCTCAAGATACGATCTCCGTACAGAGGGTGCGGCGCATTTTCATCACCATCTTGTTTGTATTGAATGTGGATCTGTTGACGAAATTCAACAAGATTTATTGGATGATGTTGAAGAAATTGTTGAGCGTGAGTGGAAATTCAAAATTAAAGATCATAGGCTTACTTTTCATGGAATTTGCCATCGCTGTCAAGGAAAAAGTAAAGAGAAGAGCAATTAA
- the mciZ gene encoding Z-ring formation inhibitor MciZ encodes MNIYVHEKGVLLTGKAWEIRQKLNEYGKCYEYVADWVGAQSKDASNVSYHKPSLIMNPQQKEFRPTSSKKR; translated from the coding sequence ATGAATATTTATGTCCATGAAAAAGGAGTTCTTTTAACAGGTAAAGCATGGGAAATAAGACAAAAGTTAAACGAGTATGGTAAATGTTATGAATATGTTGCAGATTGGGTGGGAGCCCAGTCTAAAGATGCCTCAAATGTATCTTATCACAAGCCTTCCTTAATCATGAATCCACAGCAAAAAGAATTTAGACCCACTTCCTCTAAGAAACGCTAA
- the spoIIAA gene encoding anti-sigma F factor antagonist, with product MSLSIELEVKQDVLCIRLAGELDHHTADELRQKAVNAIESHDIHHIVLNLEHLSFMDSSGLGVILGRYKQIKQVDGEMVVCAISPSVQRLFDMSGLFKIIRLEPTEENALQRLGVA from the coding sequence GTGAGTCTGAGTATTGAATTGGAAGTTAAACAAGATGTTTTATGCATTCGTCTAGCAGGAGAATTGGATCATCACACAGCCGATGAACTCCGCCAAAAAGCCGTTAACGCCATTGAGAGCCATGACATTCATCATATTGTATTAAACCTGGAACACTTGTCATTTATGGACAGCTCTGGCTTAGGGGTTATTCTTGGCCGTTACAAACAAATTAAACAGGTTGACGGTGAGATGGTCGTATGTGCAATTTCCCCTTCTGTTCAAAGACTATTTGATATGTCAGGCTTATTTAAAATTATTCGTCTTGAGCCTACAGAAGAGAATGCTTTGCAAAGATTGGGGGTTGCCTAA